A stretch of Microbulbifer sp. SAOS-129_SWC DNA encodes these proteins:
- the gltX gene encoding glutamate--tRNA ligase, protein MTVRTRIAPSPTGDPHVGTAYIALFNQCFARAQGGQFVLRIEDTDQQRSTPESEQAILDSLRWLGLDWQEGPDVGGPHGPYRQSERGDIYKQYCDELVAKGHAFLCYRTSEELDHLRAELKEAGRVALKPSDLVLPAEEVAKRKAAGEPYVVRMNVPESGTCVVEDLLRGTIEIDWGQVDAQILLKSDGMPTYHLANVVDDHLMEITHVLRGEEWINSAPKHKLLYEYFGWDMPVLCHLPLLRNPDKTKLSKRKNPTSILYYQRAGFMPEALLNYLGRMGWSMPDESEKFTLDEMLKHFDIQRVSLGGPVFDVEKLSWLNGLWIRELQDEQLADRLQGWLLNRDNLLKVLPHAKGRMETFGDFMPLVSFLAAGDLGLSEASFADNKLELDEQKKLLQFALWRLEALRTWERSEIFEAMKALSTAMDIKLKDFNAPLFVAVSGTTASFSVMDAMVLLGPDLTRARLRQAIDVLGGAGKKVLKRWEKEYASLA, encoded by the coding sequence ATGACCGTAAGAACGCGAATTGCCCCGTCTCCCACCGGCGATCCCCACGTGGGCACCGCCTATATTGCCCTGTTCAACCAGTGCTTCGCCCGCGCCCAGGGCGGCCAGTTTGTGCTGCGCATCGAGGACACTGACCAGCAGCGCAGTACCCCGGAATCCGAGCAGGCCATCCTCGACAGCCTGCGCTGGCTGGGGCTCGACTGGCAGGAAGGTCCGGACGTGGGCGGCCCGCACGGCCCCTACCGCCAGAGCGAGCGCGGCGACATCTACAAACAGTACTGTGACGAGCTGGTCGCCAAAGGCCACGCCTTCCTTTGTTACCGTACATCGGAAGAATTGGATCACTTGCGCGCCGAATTAAAGGAAGCCGGCCGCGTAGCCCTGAAGCCCAGCGACCTGGTGCTGCCGGCAGAAGAAGTGGCAAAGCGCAAGGCCGCCGGTGAGCCCTATGTGGTGCGCATGAACGTGCCCGAGAGCGGTACCTGCGTGGTAGAAGACCTGCTGCGCGGCACCATCGAGATCGATTGGGGCCAGGTAGATGCGCAGATCCTGCTCAAGTCCGACGGCATGCCCACCTACCATCTCGCCAACGTGGTCGACGACCACCTGATGGAAATTACCCATGTGCTGCGCGGCGAGGAGTGGATCAACTCCGCGCCCAAGCATAAGCTGCTGTACGAATACTTCGGCTGGGACATGCCGGTGCTGTGCCACCTGCCGCTGCTGCGTAACCCGGACAAGACCAAGCTGTCCAAGCGCAAGAACCCCACCTCCATTCTCTATTACCAGCGCGCCGGCTTTATGCCCGAAGCGCTGCTGAACTACCTCGGCCGCATGGGCTGGTCCATGCCCGACGAAAGTGAGAAGTTCACCCTCGACGAAATGCTCAAGCACTTCGATATCCAGCGCGTCTCCCTCGGTGGCCCGGTGTTCGACGTGGAGAAACTGTCCTGGCTGAACGGCCTGTGGATCCGCGAGCTCCAGGACGAACAGCTGGCCGACCGCCTGCAGGGCTGGCTGCTCAACCGCGATAACCTGCTCAAGGTACTGCCCCACGCCAAGGGCCGCATGGAGACCTTCGGTGACTTCATGCCGCTGGTCAGTTTCCTTGCCGCCGGTGATCTGGGGCTCAGCGAAGCCAGCTTCGCCGACAACAAGCTGGAGCTGGACGAGCAGAAGAAGCTGCTGCAGTTTGCCCTGTGGCGTCTGGAAGCCCTGCGCACCTGGGAGCGGAGCGAGATCTTCGAAGCCATGAAAGCCCTGTCCACCGCCATGGACATCAAGCTCAAGGACTTCAACGCCCCGCTGTTCGTCGCCGTGAGTGGCACCACCGCCTCCTTCTCGGTCATGGACGCCATGGTCCTGCTCGGCCCCGACCTGACCCGCGCCCGCCTGCGCCAAGCTATCGACGTCCTCGGCGGCGCCGGCAAGAAGGTGCTGAAGCGCTGGGAAAAGGAATACGCCTCCCTGGCCTGA